The Candidatus Angelobacter sp. sequence GGTCGATTTTTTTGGCACAGGCGCCGGACTTGTCGAAACGAGCTGCCCAGTTCACGCGCACAATCGGCCTGTTGTTTTCGGCCGATCCGTTCAATCGTCGACCTGCCAAATTGGCCCTGGTCACCCGCGATTTAATGCGGACGCAATCCTTGACGCTTGAAGTGAACGAAAGATGGGCCAATGGTCCGCGTCGTGTCAAAATTGCGTCCGCGAACGCGCGTCAACATTTGCGCGCTGAACCGGTACAATTGATAATTTGCTTGCCTGTACGTGCCATGCGCGGCTTTCATTCACGACTGTCGGAGAGGTGGCTGAGTGGCCTAAAGCGGCGGTTTGCTAAACCGTTGTACGGGTTAAACCGTACCGGGGGTTCGAATCCCCCCCTCTCCGCCATATTCACCGGAGCGGCCTGAACCAACCGCCGGTTGGCTGCCTTCGATCCGGCTTGAGATCGAAGGAACTGGAAATCGGCGGCACACAGCGCGGTGTCAGAGGCGGCATAACGAAGACTCCTTGACTCCCATGAGCAAAAAAATCCTCGTCGTGGAAGATGAAACCTTCGCGCAAAAGGCCATCCGACAGGTGTTGGAGAACAATGGCTACTCCGTCCTGACAGCCGCCGACGGCTCAACCGCTGTGAGCTTCGCGGTGTCTGAAGCACCTGACCTGATCATCCTGGATCTCGGGCTGGATAGCGGTGATCCGTTTGCGCAGCAGTGGGACGGTTTTGTGGTCATGGACTGGTTAAGGCGCATGACGAGCGAAAAGCGCATCCCGGTAATTGTGCTGACGGCATCAGACCCCGCCACAACCCAGCAACGCGCCCTGGAAGCCGGTGCGATCGCCTTCTTCCAAAAGCCCGCCGACGCAGACCAGCTCGTCGCAGCGATCAAAACCGCGCTCGGCGAATCCCACTGAGCGGCTGGCGCCGGCGCGAAAACCTACTTCGTCCCGGCGGTCCCGACACCGGTCAGGGCGCGCGCCAGACTTATGATCTGCCGTGCGCTATGTTCACTCGATATTGCAAACCGGAAATATCCCGCGTCGGCTCCACCCGGATAGCGGATGAAGCTGGGATAAACCCGCTGCCCGACCAACTGCTTCGTCAACCGGCGCGCCTGCGCCGGAGTCTGTGGAACCACTGCCATGATCGGACCTGGAGTGTCAGGCACGAGAAAATCCGTCTGCTGCAATTCGCTCCGGAGGATTTGAACATTCTGTTGCAAACGGCGGGGCAGCGACCGATCCGATCCCAGGATGCGCACGGCTTGCAAGGCGGCGTTAACCAGAGGCAGCGGCGGCGGCGTGTTGCCGCCGAATAAACGGCTTCTGTCGCGAATGCGATCGCAGACGGAGCGCGCGCCGAGAACGGCGCCGCCATAAACGCCGAAAGCCTTCCCGAGTGAAATCGTTTGCACGATGCGATCCGATCGTACGCCCAATTGCTCGGCCGTTCCTTTGCCCGTCTTTCCCAAAATTCCGGCCCCATGGGCGTCGTCGAGCAGAATCGCCGCGTTTCTCGGCAAGCTGCGAAGATATCCGTCGATTGGAGCCAGTCCGCCATCATGCGAGAACATCCCGTCGGTCAACAGCACCGGCCGTGACTGCCGCCCGATTCGTTCCATGATACGCCTGACCGCACTGGTGTCGCGGTGGGAAAAATTGATGATTGGACCGTCAAAAAAAACGGTCGCGTCCACCAGACTCGCGTGCGCTTTCTCGTCAATCAGCACATGGGAAAAGCCGCCCGCGAGCGCCTGCGCCACGACAAGGTTTGTCGCGTACCCGTTGGAAACGAGAACGGCGTCGGCAGTGCCAAAGAATCCGGCCAGACGCTTCTCAAGCTGCCCGTATAGAAAATGGTTGCCGGTGGTTTTGCGCGACGCGGCGGTGGTCAGGCCGTACTTTTTCAGCCCCGCCACAAGCGCAGCAATGATCGTCGGATGGCTCGACAGCCGGTAATAGTCACAGCCGCCGAAATACGAGAACCTCCTCCCCCGATACAGCACGCAGGTGCGATCCGTTTGTTGGAGCGGTGGCGCGAGTGATTTCATGCGTGCGGCTGATACTAGGGCCGGAGGCCAGTCAGAACACGGAGATT is a genomic window containing:
- a CDS encoding response regulator; its protein translation is MEDETFAQKAIRQVLENNGYSVLTAADGSTAVSFAVSEAPDLIILDLGLDSGDPFAQQWDGFVVMDWLRRMTSEKRIPVIVLTASDPATTQQRALEAGAIAFFQKPADADQLVAAIKTALGESH
- a CDS encoding pyridoxal phosphate-dependent aminotransferase family protein — its product is MKSLAPPLQQTDRTCVLYRGRRFSYFGGCDYYRLSSHPTIIAALVAGLKKYGLTTAASRKTTGNHFLYGQLEKRLAGFFGTADAVLVSNGYATNLVVAQALAGGFSHVLIDEKAHASLVDATVFFDGPIINFSHRDTSAVRRIMERIGRQSRPVLLTDGMFSHDGGLAPIDGYLRSLPRNAAILLDDAHGAGILGKTGKGTAEQLGVRSDRIVQTISLGKAFGVYGGAVLGARSVCDRIRDRSRLFGGNTPPPLPLVNAALQAVRILGSDRSLPRRLQQNVQILRSELQQTDFLVPDTPGPIMAVVPQTPAQARRLTKQLVGQRVYPSFIRYPGGADAGYFRFAISSEHSARQIISLARALTGVGTAGTK